The Streptomyces aurantiacus genome includes a region encoding these proteins:
- the hpnC gene encoding squalene synthase HpnC — MTPAGTARAGDPERTTLAKAAHENFPVAPFFLPRAWRDDLMAVYGFARLVDDIGDGDLAPGGADARLLGVSPAEAEDRLVLLDAFEADLRKVFDSTPGHPLLRRLQPTVRRAGLTPEPFLGLIAANRQDQLVKRYETYDELLAYCELSANPVGRLVLSVTGTSTPERVRRSDAVCTALQIVEHLQDVAEDLGRDRVYLPAEDMKRFHVQEADLAARTAGASVRALVAYEAERARHLLNEGTPLVGSVHGRLRLLLAGFVAGGRAAIRAIAAAEYDVLPGPPKPGKIQLLREVGVTLRGEG; from the coding sequence GTGACGCCGGCCGGGACGGCGCGCGCCGGCGACCCGGAGCGCACCACCCTCGCCAAGGCCGCTCACGAGAACTTTCCCGTGGCGCCGTTCTTCCTGCCCAGGGCCTGGCGCGACGACCTCATGGCCGTCTACGGATTCGCCCGGCTGGTCGACGACATCGGGGACGGGGACCTGGCCCCCGGCGGTGCCGACGCCCGCCTCCTGGGCGTCTCCCCGGCAGAGGCCGAGGACCGGCTCGTCCTGCTCGACGCCTTCGAGGCGGACCTGCGCAAGGTCTTCGACTCGACTCCCGGCCACCCGCTCCTGCGCCGCCTCCAGCCGACGGTCCGCCGTGCCGGCCTGACCCCCGAGCCCTTCCTCGGGCTGATCGCGGCGAACCGCCAGGACCAGCTCGTCAAGCGGTACGAGACCTACGACGAGCTCCTCGCCTACTGCGAGCTGTCCGCCAACCCGGTGGGCCGTCTGGTCCTCTCCGTCACGGGGACCTCGACTCCCGAACGGGTCCGCCGCTCGGACGCGGTCTGTACGGCGCTGCAGATCGTCGAGCACCTCCAGGACGTCGCCGAGGACCTCGGCCGCGACCGTGTCTACCTGCCCGCCGAGGACATGAAGCGTTTTCACGTCCAGGAGGCGGATCTCGCCGCACGAACGGCAGGCGCATCGGTGCGCGCACTGGTTGCATACGAAGCAGAACGCGCCCGGCACCTCCTGAATGAAGGCACCCCCCTCGTGGGTAGCGTCCACGGCAGGCTGAGGCTGCTGCTCGCGGGCTTCGTCGCGGGAGGAAGGGCGGCGATCCGAGCGATCGCCGCCGCCGAATACGACGTACTTCCCGGCCCGCCCAAGCCCGGCAAGATCCAGTTGCTGCGCGAGGTGGGAGTGACTCTGCGAGGAGAGGGGTGA